One region of Scomber scombrus chromosome 10, fScoSco1.1, whole genome shotgun sequence genomic DNA includes:
- the nfe2 gene encoding transcription factor NF-E2 45 kDa subunit, with protein sequence MCSTANYVLPLRRTCEVLATPGRLCGGVSMPTNFPGARSHGAPQDTDMDMAWQELMAITELQEFEAPGEGSYAPTQYQTMEPMVPMGGYGMAQSHSEPAPAACQLGTADIYEGCYSEEVPVCHRLGSSAEAMYGQSESQLNQRMPTISSQTQHSLMAFREQMNMSGTSQGHRRANACLTQGPSRHMLWNTHGHARSADDLESDSGLSLGSSPPMASPDNAVGAAPGYMGVDIGITYSDGEPDGRSEHARRAHIHYPMDYQNQSHSYFHSGAHHSYFSPQPNALTPRSVKQSQVATVSDMYNDSGVSSRGSSNTNIYTKPQGSASTPAPLSRDERRAVALKIPFPMDKIINLPVDDFNELLTQYTLTENQLALVRDIRRRGKNKVAAQNCRKRKLESIIHLERELGQLQAQRENLAQERLEFQRSLAFIKCRLTDLYSEVFSHLRDEDGQPYSIDEYSLQQTPDGKIYLVPHTTMQKREQC encoded by the exons ATGTGTTCAACAGCCAACTATGTTCTCCCCTTGAGGAGAACCTGTGAG gtATTAGCCACTCCAGGCAGGCTGTGTGGTGGAGTGTCCATGCCAACTAATTTCCCTGGAGCTAGGTCCCATGGAGCTCCTCAGGACACAGATATGGATATGGCTTGGCAGGAACTGATGGCCATCACAGAGCTGCAG gAGTTTGAAGCTCCTGGCGAAGGCTCCTATGCTCCAACGCAGTACCAAACCATGGAGCCCATGGTCCCGATGGGGGGGTATGGAATGGCCCAGTCCCATTCTGAGCCTGCACCTGCTGCTTGTCAGCTCGGCACCGCTGACATTTATGAGGGATGCTACTCTGAGGAGGTGCCTGTCTGTCATCGTCTAGGCAGCAGTGCAGAGGCAATGTATGGACAATCCGAATCTCAGCTCAATCAAAGAATGCCCACCATCTCCTCTCAAACACAGCACTCACTTATGGCTTTTAGGGAACAGATGAACATGTCAGGTACCAGTCAGGGGCACAGAAGGGCCAATGCCTGTCTTACTCAGGGTCCAAGTCGGCACATGCTGTGGAATACACATGGACATGCTCGTTCAGCTGATGATCTAGAGTCAGACTCTGGTTTGTCTCTGGGTTCTAGCCCACCAATGGCTTCTCCAGATAATGCTGTTGGTGCTGCCCCAGGTTACATGGGTGTAGACATAGGCATAACATATAGCGATGGTGAACCAGACGGCAGATCTGAGCACGCCAGAAGAGCACACATCCATTACCCAATGGACTACCAGAATCAATCTCACTCATATTTCCACTCAGGTGCACATCACTCTTATTTCTCCCCCCAACCTAATGCTTTGACACCTCGGTCAGTGAAACAGTCTCAGGTTGCCACTGTCAGTGACATGTACAATGACTCTGGAGtgtccagcagagggagctCAAACACCAACATATACACCAAACCACAAGGAAGTGCCTCTACTCCTGCACCGCTGAGCAGGGATGAGAGACGGGCTGTGGCTTTGAAGATACCCTTCCCTATGGATAAGATTATCAATCTGCCTGTGGATGACTTCAATGAGCTCCTGACACAGTATACTCTGACAGAAAATCAACTAGCACTGGTTAGGGACATTAGACGGAGGGGGAAGAACAAAGTGGCAGCTCAAAACTGCAGGAAGAGGAAGCTTGAGAGCATCATTCACCTCGAAAGAGAACTGGGCCAGCTGCAAGCCCAGAGAGAGAACCTGGCACAGGAAAGGCTTGAGTTCCAGCGTAGCTTGGCTTTTATTAAATGTCGTCTTACTGACCTCTATTCAGAAGTGTTTTCTCATCTACGGGATGAAGATGGACAACCATATTCAATAGATGAGTACTCCTTACAACAGACACCTGATGGTAAAATCTATTTGGTACCTCACACCACTATGCAAAAGAGGGAGCAATGCTGA